Proteins from a single region of Crassaminicella profunda:
- the mazG gene encoding nucleoside triphosphate pyrophosphohydrolase, whose amino-acid sequence MEKLTIIGLGPGSKDYLTIGAMEKMKSSHHIYLRTEKHPVVEYLKMQGITYETFDHVYEAKESFDEVYESIAEKIVELLKQQDVVYAVPGSPFVAEVTVQLLIERAKKIGFTIEFVPSVSFVEAIFHTLKKDPIKGLKIIDGLQLGNQTPDVETDVIVTQVYNKFVASEMKLKLMEYYPDEHPIVVIRGAGIPNEEKVKNIMLYELDRIEWLDYLTSIYIPKMGDNTLKVYTLNDLIKIMKRLRGKDGCPWDREQTYDSLKPYVIEEAYEVLEALEEKDMLLLQEELGDLLLQVVFHSVIASEFGDFHISDVLTGICKKLIERHPHVFAELHVDGTRQVLKNWEEIKRKEKNEKTYTESLKRIPKSLPALMKSYKVQEKAAKVGFDWDHVEDAIEKVREELEELLEVYNTEEYDKIKEELGDLIFAVVNVARFLKVDPEIALNGTIKKFINRFEFIEMNAKENGKILEEMSLDEMDKLWNMAKIHKN is encoded by the coding sequence ATGGAAAAACTTACGATTATAGGATTAGGGCCAGGGAGTAAAGATTATTTAACCATTGGTGCTATGGAAAAAATGAAAAGTAGTCATCATATTTATTTGAGAACAGAAAAACATCCTGTAGTGGAGTACTTGAAAATGCAGGGAATTACTTATGAAACCTTTGATCATGTATATGAAGCTAAAGAAAGCTTTGATGAAGTTTATGAAAGCATTGCAGAAAAAATCGTAGAGTTATTGAAGCAACAAGATGTAGTTTACGCTGTTCCAGGAAGTCCATTTGTAGCAGAAGTAACGGTACAACTATTGATTGAAAGAGCAAAAAAAATAGGATTTACTATAGAATTTGTTCCTTCTGTTAGCTTTGTAGAGGCGATTTTTCATACCTTAAAGAAAGACCCTATTAAGGGATTAAAAATAATAGATGGCCTACAGCTAGGGAATCAAACTCCCGATGTAGAAACAGATGTAATTGTGACCCAAGTATACAATAAATTTGTTGCATCTGAGATGAAGTTAAAATTAATGGAATACTATCCAGATGAACATCCTATTGTGGTTATAAGAGGAGCAGGAATACCGAATGAAGAAAAGGTAAAAAATATCATGCTTTATGAATTAGATCGTATAGAATGGTTAGACTATTTAACAAGTATATATATTCCCAAGATGGGTGATAATACATTAAAAGTATATACGTTGAACGATTTAATTAAAATCATGAAAAGATTAAGAGGAAAAGATGGATGTCCATGGGATCGAGAACAAACCTATGATAGTTTAAAGCCTTATGTAATTGAAGAAGCTTATGAAGTCTTAGAGGCTTTAGAAGAGAAGGACATGCTTCTTTTACAAGAGGAATTAGGAGATTTATTGCTTCAAGTGGTTTTTCATTCAGTAATTGCTTCTGAGTTTGGTGATTTTCATATTTCAGATGTTTTAACAGGAATCTGTAAGAAATTGATTGAGAGGCATCCCCATGTATTTGCAGAACTACACGTAGATGGAACAAGACAGGTCCTAAAAAATTGGGAAGAGATTAAAAGAAAAGAAAAAAATGAAAAAACCTATACGGAGAGTTTAAAAAGAATTCCTAAAAGTCTTCCAGCCCTTATGAAAAGCTATAAGGTCCAAGAAAAAGCAGCAAAGGTTGGATTTGATTGGGATCATGTAGAAGATGCTATAGAAAAGGTCAGAGAAGAGTTAGAAGAGTTATTAGAGGTATACAATACAGAAGAATATGATAAAATAAAAGAAGAATTAGGAGATTTAATTTTTGCTGTTGTTAACGTAGCTAGGTTTTTAAAGGTAGATCCAGAAATAGCGTTAAATGGAACTATCAAAAAATTTATTAATCGATTTGAATTTATTGAAATGAATGCAAAAGAAAATGGGAAAATATTGGAAGAAATGTCATTAGATGAGATGGATAAACTATGGAATATGGCAAAAATACATAAAAACTAA
- a CDS encoding putative polysaccharide biosynthesis protein: protein MSSKSFLKGAAILGIAGIIVKIMGAFYRIPLTNMITSEGMGYYQTGYPIYVALLIISTAGIPTAISKLVAEKNAMGDRYGAHRIFKVSFILLFALGIVTSTVLYFGSGVIVGFMKNDGARYSMMAIAPALLFVPIMAAFRGYFQGLQDMVPTAISQIIEQFGRTVVGFLLAYVLLNKFNKELEIVAAGASFGAAAGAITGTLIIIFIYLKRRNKILSEIKGTSHLKQESAGEILSQILAIAVPITIGASILPLMNTIDAAIVMRRLQDIGYSAKVSNDLYGQLTGMAAPLVNLPQIITVSLAVSLVPAISEAKQRRDMALVRENIQMGTRVALLIGLPAALGLVTLSKPIMLLLFPLIPESAVSAAGSLSILGFGVIFLTLVQTFTGILQGLGRPTVPVINLFIGSIFKILATYFLTAIPSLNVRGAAIGTVIAYMVAAILNFFAVKRLSRTKFDFANFVIKPLIAVSAMSISVLFVYRWFADIFGNKLTTVAAIGVGAIIYGLMLLTTGGITKSDFEMLPGGRKIAKILSMIGLLRK from the coding sequence ATGAGTAGTAAATCTTTTTTAAAAGGAGCTGCTATCCTTGGAATAGCGGGAATTATTGTAAAAATAATGGGGGCTTTTTATAGGATTCCTCTTACAAATATGATTACAAGTGAAGGGATGGGATATTATCAAACAGGATATCCTATATATGTTGCTCTTTTAATCATATCAACAGCTGGAATTCCAACAGCTATATCAAAATTGGTTGCAGAAAAGAATGCTATGGGGGATCGATATGGTGCCCATAGAATTTTTAAGGTTTCTTTTATATTGCTATTTGCACTAGGGATTGTCACATCCACTGTTTTGTATTTTGGTTCAGGAGTTATTGTAGGATTTATGAAAAATGATGGAGCGCGTTATTCTATGATGGCAATTGCTCCAGCGTTGTTATTTGTACCTATTATGGCTGCTTTTCGTGGATATTTTCAAGGACTTCAAGATATGGTACCAACAGCTATCTCTCAGATTATTGAACAATTTGGAAGAACTGTTGTAGGATTTTTACTAGCTTATGTTCTTTTAAATAAATTTAATAAAGAATTAGAAATTGTAGCAGCAGGAGCATCCTTTGGAGCAGCAGCAGGAGCTATTACAGGAACTCTAATCATTATTTTTATTTACTTAAAAAGAAGAAATAAAATTTTAAGTGAGATTAAGGGAACTTCCCATTTAAAACAAGAGTCTGCTGGTGAAATCCTTTCTCAAATTCTTGCCATTGCAGTGCCTATTACGATTGGTGCATCTATTTTACCATTGATGAATACCATTGATGCAGCTATTGTTATGAGAAGACTTCAAGATATAGGATATTCAGCTAAAGTATCCAATGATTTGTATGGACAATTAACAGGTATGGCAGCACCTTTGGTGAATTTACCTCAAATTATTACAGTGAGTTTAGCCGTAAGTTTAGTACCTGCTATTTCTGAAGCGAAGCAAAGAAGAGATATGGCTCTTGTAAGAGAGAATATTCAAATGGGCACGAGGGTAGCACTTCTTATTGGGCTTCCAGCTGCATTAGGCCTTGTAACCTTATCAAAGCCTATTATGTTACTTCTTTTCCCGTTGATACCAGAAAGTGCTGTTAGTGCAGCAGGGTCATTATCTATCCTTGGATTTGGAGTAATATTCTTAACCTTGGTGCAAACCTTCACAGGAATCTTGCAAGGACTAGGCAGACCCACTGTTCCAGTAATTAATTTGTTTATAGGTTCCATATTTAAAATACTAGCTACTTATTTTCTAACAGCAATTCCTTCGTTAAATGTAAGAGGAGCGGCTATCGGTACAGTGATTGCTTATATGGTTGCTGCAATCTTAAACTTCTTTGCAGTTAAAAGATTGAGCAGAACCAAATTTGATTTTGCTAATTTTGTGATAAAGCCACTAATTGCTGTTTCTGCTATGAGTATATCTGTACTTTTTGTGTATAGATGGTTTGCAGATATATTTGGAAATAAATTGACAACAGTAGCTGCCATAGGCGTTGGTGCTATTATTTATGGCTTGATGCTTCTTACAACAGGAGGTATTACAAAATCAGATTTTGAAATGCTTCCAGGAGGAAGAAAAATAGCAAAGATATTGAGTATGATAGGGCTTTTAAGGAAATAA
- the spoVT gene encoding stage V sporulation protein T, producing MKATGIVRRIDDLGRVVIPKEIRRTLRIREGDPLEIFTDRDGEVILKKYSPIGELTEFATEYAESLSDALGQVAVIADRDTIIAVAGGSKKDFLEKRVSRSFEKAMESKKAVSLIEKEKVCPLTADGADEEKYTSQIIVPIVSQGDSIGAVVLLSKEDDKPLGELELKVAETAANFLGKQMEQ from the coding sequence GTGAAAGCTACAGGAATCGTTAGAAGAATTGATGATTTAGGAAGAGTTGTAATTCCAAAAGAAATAAGACGTACATTAAGAATTAGAGAAGGAGATCCACTAGAAATATTTACAGATAGAGATGGGGAAGTAATTCTTAAAAAATATTCTCCTATCGGAGAATTAACTGAATTTGCTACAGAATATGCCGAATCTTTAAGTGATGCTTTAGGACAAGTGGCTGTTATAGCTGATAGGGATACAATTATTGCTGTAGCAGGAGGGTCCAAAAAAGACTTTTTAGAAAAAAGAGTAAGCAGATCTTTTGAAAAAGCCATGGAAAGCAAAAAAGCAGTAAGTCTTATAGAAAAAGAGAAAGTTTGTCCATTAACTGCTGATGGCGCAGATGAGGAGAAATATACATCCCAAATTATTGTACCAATTGTTTCACAAGGAGATTCTATTGGAGCTGTTGTACTTTTATCAAAGGAAGATGATAAACCATTAGGAGAGTTAGAGTTAAAAGTAGCAGAAACAGCTGCTAACTTTTTAGGAAAACAAATGGAACAATAA
- a CDS encoding peptidylprolyl isomerase: MKSIKTKGKTFFVILLAFMLVFAIGCTKEKVNEKDIVAKVGDEIISKDAYNKKLSFIKKTVESQYGDKIWSMDMGGKTYLEAVQEKVLDQMIDEQAIMQYMENEKVKVDNQEVEKQYKAYMEGIKGQEEAEKFLKELKELGLDESFWKNQMKTDLYVSKFQEKIIKELDLTDEKLKENYEKNKEQYTKDQTKASHILVKTEEEAKDIMKKIKAGEDFAELAKKYSKDPGSAVRGGNLGVFPKGMMFPEFEKAAFALKDGEISDIVKTSVGYHIIKGDTIKFEDVKGQIERSLIEPAIMDKIGEVKASLKIEKKLENIK, translated from the coding sequence GTGAAATCCATAAAAACAAAAGGAAAAACTTTTTTTGTAATTCTGTTAGCGTTTATGCTTGTTTTTGCAATAGGATGTACAAAAGAAAAAGTAAATGAGAAAGATATTGTAGCAAAAGTAGGAGATGAAATAATTAGTAAAGATGCATATAATAAAAAATTATCCTTTATTAAAAAAACTGTTGAAAGTCAGTATGGAGATAAAATTTGGAGTATGGACATGGGTGGAAAAACTTATCTTGAAGCTGTACAAGAAAAGGTATTAGACCAAATGATTGATGAGCAAGCCATCATGCAGTATATGGAAAATGAAAAAGTAAAGGTAGATAATCAAGAAGTTGAGAAGCAGTATAAAGCTTATATGGAAGGGATTAAAGGACAAGAAGAAGCAGAAAAGTTTTTAAAAGAATTAAAGGAACTTGGTTTAGATGAGAGTTTTTGGAAAAATCAAATGAAAACAGATCTTTATGTAAGTAAGTTTCAAGAAAAGATTATTAAAGAATTAGATTTGACAGATGAAAAACTGAAAGAAAATTATGAAAAGAATAAAGAGCAATATACAAAGGATCAAACAAAAGCAAGTCATATCTTAGTTAAAACAGAAGAAGAAGCAAAGGATATTATGAAAAAAATTAAGGCAGGAGAAGACTTTGCTGAACTTGCTAAAAAATACTCAAAAGATCCAGGATCTGCTGTGAGAGGTGGAAACTTAGGTGTATTCCCAAAAGGAATGATGTTTCCAGAATTTGAAAAAGCAGCATTTGCTTTAAAAGATGGAGAAATAAGTGATATTGTAAAAACATCTGTGGGCTATCATATTATTAAAGGGGATACAATAAAATTTGAAGATGTAAAAGGACAAATTGAAAGAAGCCTAATTGAACCTGCAATCATGGATAAAATAGGTGAGGTAAAAGCATCATTGAAAATTGAAAAAAAATTAGAGAATATCAAATAA